GCGACCACCGATGAACACTGATGAACACGGATGGGGCGGCAAGTGCAAACAGCAAAGAGAGGGGCTGGGGACTGGGGTTGGAGACTGGTGGGTTGGGTGGACGTCTCACCTATAAGAGAAACACAATGGGCAAAAGATTGTTACTCATCTTCGCGCTTTTCTTCGCGAGTGTCCCTTCCTGGAGTGCGGAATCTCAGCCCGACTCTCTCTCATCGGACCGCCGCGTGCGCGGTGCGGTATTGCGGTCCATCGCACTGCCGGGATGGGGACAATTTTACAATGGCAAGCGCGTAAAGGGCAGCGTGATTGCGACCGCAGAGGTAGCTTCGGCCATCGCATGGGTGGTGCGTCGCAAACAGATCAAGGATCAGGGGACTCAGGAACGGAACCTGTACCTCTTTTCGACCATTGGAATCGTGCTCTACAGCGTGGGAGATGCTTATGTCGATGCCCATCTCAGTCGGGTAGATTGGGCTGAAGTGGAGGCGGGTATCGATGAAAATGGCGCGGCAAAATTTCGACAAAAGTTTAAGTTTTGATGTCGCTTTAACGCGGAGGGTACATCAATCAACAGCATATTCAACGGCTTTGGGATTCTTCACGCGCAAAGAAGCATCCAAAACTTCGAGCCCAACGATATTTCCATCCTTATCATAATCCAGGATTAGACCCGGTTTTTCTTCATCACTTTCCTCAATCGGCGTATCCATAAAAATGATACGCAACACGTCGACTTCAGAATCGTAGTTCACTTTCATGTTGGCCTCCAGTATTTCGCAATTTTGCTCGTGAGATAAACCGTAACGACAACACATGGATCTTTATCATCAGCAACAATGACACGCACCAGATATTTCTTACCTTTCAGATCTCTTAAGGATTGATATGCTTTCTTTTCTCCTCGAACAGGGACAATTTGCCCCGGGTTTTCCATAATATCACGAACCCAGGCTTCTGGAATCCCTCTTCGCAACATTTCACGTCGCGCCTGTGCTGAGATATTGAACATCATAATGCAAAATTACACCTGTTTTTTTATTGTCATACA
This genomic window from Gemmatimonadota bacterium contains:
- a CDS encoding DUF2283 domain-containing protein, encoding MKVNYDSEVDVLRIIFMDTPIEESDEEKPGLILDYDKDGNIVGLEVLDASLRVKNPKAVEYAVD
- a CDS encoding DUF4258 domain-containing protein, which codes for MMFNISAQARREMLRRGIPEAWVRDIMENPGQIVPVRGEKKAYQSLRDLKGKKYLVRVIVADDKDPCVVVTVYLTSKIAKYWRPT